In Bacillota bacterium, a single genomic region encodes these proteins:
- the topA gene encoding type I DNA topoisomerase, with protein sequence MGKTLVIVESPAKAKSLTKFLGKNYTIKASMGHVRDLPKSQFGVDTDDHFKPKYITIRGKGEIIKELKSAVKKVDKVLLAADPDREGEAIAWHLANALNMDEGGACRIEFNEITKQAVKQAVKEPRPIDQNRVNAQQARRILDRLVGYNLSPLLWRKIKKGLSAGRVQSVAMKLINDREEEISKFEPQEYWTLISKLSKGRKSFEAKLHKIKGKKAEVPNQEKMEQITKDLDQADYIVDKVTKKERKRNPAAPFTTSSLQQEAYRKLNFTARKTMMVAQQLYEGIDLGKEGPAGLVTYIRTDSTRVSPTAKEEAQAYIGENFGEEYVPKEKRKEKAKKGKIQDAHEAIRPTSVYKDPAFLKQFLSRDQLRLYRLIWERFVASLMSAAIIDTTSVDITAGNYTFRATGSVVKFPGFMKVYTEATDKPKDNDDNKLLPELTEKDKLKLISLVPEQHFTQPPPRYTDATLVKILEEKGIGRPSTYAPIVDTILKRGYVVREEKKFFPTELGTLVVELLQEYFPNVLDVEFTAAMEDNLDNVEEGELDWVKILETFYRPFQKDLEKADEEIGKVEIADEVTDEICEECGKNLVIKMGRYGKFLACPGFPECRYTKPLLEPTGVECPECSGEMVIRRSKKGRKFYGCNNYPNCEFVTWDEPTARKCPDCGSMMVKKTKRGNETYQCINKQCKVQDENKKTKTSKKKSQGKAKNSWQNDSVKWSV encoded by the coding sequence ATACTGACGATCATTTTAAACCCAAATATATTACCATCCGTGGAAAAGGGGAGATTATCAAGGAATTAAAGTCGGCGGTTAAAAAGGTCGATAAGGTTCTTTTAGCTGCTGACCCTGACCGGGAAGGTGAAGCCATTGCCTGGCATTTGGCCAATGCTCTCAATATGGATGAGGGCGGGGCATGCCGCATTGAGTTTAACGAAATTACCAAGCAGGCCGTCAAGCAGGCTGTCAAAGAGCCCCGGCCTATTGACCAAAACCGGGTGAATGCCCAGCAAGCCAGGCGCATTTTAGATCGTTTGGTGGGGTATAATCTAAGCCCACTGCTCTGGCGAAAGATCAAAAAGGGTCTTAGTGCCGGCCGTGTGCAATCTGTTGCTATGAAGCTTATTAATGATAGGGAAGAAGAAATCAGTAAGTTTGAGCCCCAGGAATACTGGACGCTTATTTCCAAGCTGTCCAAAGGCCGCAAGTCTTTTGAGGCCAAGCTTCATAAAATTAAAGGCAAAAAGGCTGAAGTACCCAATCAAGAGAAAATGGAGCAAATCACCAAAGATCTGGACCAGGCAGACTATATTGTTGACAAGGTTACCAAAAAAGAAAGGAAGCGGAACCCCGCTGCTCCTTTTACAACCAGTAGTCTGCAGCAAGAAGCTTACCGAAAATTGAATTTTACGGCGAGAAAAACAATGATGGTAGCACAGCAGCTTTATGAGGGTATTGATTTAGGTAAAGAAGGCCCGGCGGGATTGGTTACTTATATTCGTACTGATTCCACCAGGGTATCACCGACGGCAAAAGAAGAAGCGCAAGCTTACATTGGCGAGAATTTTGGTGAAGAGTATGTGCCCAAAGAAAAACGCAAGGAAAAAGCTAAAAAAGGAAAAATACAGGATGCCCACGAGGCCATTAGGCCTACATCTGTCTACAAGGACCCGGCTTTTTTAAAACAATTTCTGAGTAGGGATCAATTACGCTTGTATCGCTTAATATGGGAACGGTTTGTGGCCAGCCTGATGAGCGCTGCGATTATTGATACCACAAGCGTAGATATTACGGCAGGAAACTATACCTTCCGGGCAACCGGCTCTGTGGTTAAATTCCCGGGTTTTATGAAAGTATATACCGAGGCAACTGATAAGCCGAAGGATAACGATGACAACAAGTTGCTGCCGGAATTAACAGAAAAGGATAAGCTCAAGTTGATTTCCCTTGTTCCGGAGCAGCATTTCACGCAGCCACCCCCCCGGTATACTGACGCCACCCTGGTCAAGATTTTAGAAGAAAAGGGTATTGGGCGGCCTAGCACCTATGCCCCCATTGTAGATACCATTCTCAAGCGTGGCTATGTGGTCAGGGAAGAGAAAAAGTTCTTTCCCACTGAACTTGGGACCCTGGTTGTTGAATTATTGCAAGAATACTTTCCTAATGTACTCGATGTGGAATTTACCGCGGCCATGGAAGATAATTTAGACAATGTCGAAGAGGGCGAATTAGATTGGGTTAAGATTTTAGAGACTTTCTACCGCCCGTTCCAAAAAGACCTGGAAAAGGCAGACGAAGAAATTGGAAAAGTAGAAATAGCTGATGAAGTAACCGATGAAATATGCGAAGAATGCGGCAAGAATTTGGTTATTAAGATGGGGCGCTACGGTAAGTTTTTAGCCTGTCCCGGTTTTCCTGAATGCAGGTATACAAAACCTTTACTGGAGCCCACCGGTGTAGAATGTCCGGAATGCAGTGGTGAAATGGTGATTAGACGCAGCAAAAAGGGGCGTAAATTTTACGGGTGTAATAATTACCCTAATTGTGAATTTGTAACCTGGGATGAGCCTACTGCACGAAAATGTCCGGACTGTGGGAGCATGATGGTTAAAAAGACCAAGCGGGGTAATGAAACTTACCAGTGTATTAATAAGCAGTGTAAGGTGCAAGATGAAAACAAAAAAACTAAGACTAGTAAAAAGAAGTCACAGGGAAAAGCAAAAAATTCCTGGCAGAACGATTCGGTAAAATGGAGTGTTTAA